From Brassica oleracea var. oleracea cultivar TO1000 chromosome C3, BOL, whole genome shotgun sequence, a single genomic window includes:
- the LOC106330706 gene encoding uncharacterized protein LOC106330706, translating to MEVNELLMKGHLREFISDKAKSLLNKDTENQPTKAVPASPQRQDRVIHVISGGSEISGVNHTAAKRSTRNAKNSQENGNPKRMLLGTDEISFTAKEQEKVLAPHHDALVISLTIANRLVKRILVDNGSSSNIIFQTAYDDLGLEEKALTRMFTLLIGFSGEVKQTTGEVIILVYAGGVNMATKFLVVDCTSSYNMILRRPWIHDMGAVPSTL from the coding sequence ATGGAGGTCAACGAGCTCCTCATGAAAGGACACCTCAGGGAATTCATTTCCGATAAGGCCAAGAGCCTCTTGAATAAAGACACCGAAAATCAGCCCACTAAAGCGGTTCCTGCCTCACCACAACGCCAGGATAGAGTAATCCATGTCATCTCGGGCGGCTCAGAAATAAGCGGAGTCAATCACACAGCCGCCAAGAGAAGCACCAGAAACGCCAAGAACAGCCAGGAGAATGGGAATCCAAAACGCATGCTCCTGGGTACAGACGAAATTAGTTTCACCGCCAAAGAACAAGAGAAGGTCTTGGCTCCTCATCATGACGCCTTGGTCATATCACTCACTATAGCGAACCGCCTAGTGAAACGAATATTGGTAGACAATGGAAGCTCTAGTAATATTATCTTCCAGACCGCATATGACGATCTAGGGCTGGAGGAAAAGGCGTTGACGCGGATGTTCACCCTACTCATAGGCTTCAGCGGAGAAGTCAAGCAAACTACCGGAGAAGTCATCATCCTAGTGTACGCCGGAGGGGTCAACATGGCAACCAAGTTTTTGGTCGTCGACTGCACATCCTCTTACAACATGATACTCAGGCGGCCCTGGATCCATGACATGGGAGCCGTCCCTTCAACGCTCTAG